In Anoplopoma fimbria isolate UVic2021 breed Golden Eagle Sablefish chromosome 15, Afim_UVic_2022, whole genome shotgun sequence, the genomic window TTCATAAAGTTTAAAGTAGCTCTTAGTGGTCCGTGGAGTTTATTGAAACATTAAATTTGTATCCCAGCCGTGATGGTGTATCTTTAGCCTTGCTTAACTCACGTGTTCGGCCGGGTCCCCTTACATCAACCGCCAATTATGTTCTCCTCTTGGGTGTGGGTTGAGCCTCGGTCAGCATGGCGAAGAAACCAGAAACATCAATTCCTGGGCAGTGAACGGAACAAAATACGAAAACCTTTCTTTCAAAGACTGTTATCATTGTAGGGTACACGCACAAACATCCCTAACATTGCCAGTAACACTGTCCAGCAGTACTCTGCAGGGAATTAAGTGAAATCTACGGGGTTTTATAAGATGGGAACTAAGGCCTGGACAGCAAGTAGGACCTCAGAATGCCAGATTATGTTCTCTGCAGAAGTATCAGACAAATAAATGTTGCCCTGTCACAACGTCCgatgcttgtttttattttttaatctatttctGTTGAGGATTATATAATTAGCATAATCTAAACAGGTATCAGAGATGGAAGTAGTTCTTCTACATTTTCTAAGCAATACAATGGTGCAGAAATActctgacaacaaaaaaacaaagaagtaaaataacTCACAATGCAGAAAGACccatttcaggaaaaaaacattatattaaattaaaggaCTAATTTGGGCTGTTCTGTCATTTTGGTCTTGGTCAACTGagatttctttaattttttaatgCCAAATGACTTATTCCCAAGAATCTggtgagcacatctctggtaaactgaatatataaaGTTGTACTTTTGGGTCAtactttgtggagaaactcagatctgttgattaaatcTACAAGTCAATTAGTCAACAAAATTGTGTTAGTAGACTGAGAGATTCTTTGGTTGTGGACAGCCCTACTAATTAATATGCATTAGTGGTTAAGCATCaatgcagctggtaaaggtggtaCAGTTTTAGGACttaatataattatagttaGCTTAATCTATAATAACAATCATACTTTGTCAGTTgattatatttgatatattaacAATTTGAATATGCAGATTACCTAGTACCTagcagaagtataaagtggcatAAAACGGAAGCACTTAACGAAAGTAcgtcaaaattgtacttaaacaCAGTAgttgattaaatgtacttacttactttccaccaccaaaaagaaaaaaacacataaaacaaaatctcAAATCAATGTGATCCTAAAACAAGAGACTGTAGCTTCCATGTGCTCACATTGACTTTGGGTGTGTCATGTTCATAATTAGCCATTTTCTTATTCTTCAAAATGCAGTAAAAGGGTTTTATGTCATATATCAAGTGTATGAAGTGACATGAAACTGAAAGCGTATTTTACAGTAAGGGTCTCTCCACAATATAAGAGCAAAGCGACGTCACCGCCTTCAGAATGAAGGCTGTTAACCTAATTCCTAATGGTTATTACAATAAAGCCTGCCGACCACATCAAGCTGCTGCGGTACTGTGATGAGATGAGCAGAGAGAGGGCCCTTCTGTGCACAGCCTTCAATTTCACCACTATAAGCACAAGGACATAGAGCCCTTCACACACGAATGCAGTTGCCgtgtttagaaaataaaaaagatgctgTAAAGACATAAACAACATCCAAATTACACTGTTAATTCAAGTCTTCCCTAGAGCCAAGGTATACTCAGGTTCCAAAACTCGGCATAAATGGTTCTGCCTCTTCCTAGGTTCACATGAGGAtgcatttagttgtttttgtaattttgtcatttttatgcaTAAAGAGATGAATCATTGTCCTATCCTTGGACTAAAAAAGGAGAACTCTTCTGCAGTGGTTAAGCAATGTttgaaaaagcataaataaactGGAATTATCTGAAcctataaacatataaaatccTAACTCCACCCTCTGTTGCTCTGTCATTTCATCTAAATTTTACTACAGCTGGCTTTGCTGGACACAAGCATAAAGAGATTTTGAAATGATAGTTTTAAAACTGAAAGATATCAAATGGATAAACAAGAGTTTGTTCGGCTGGTAAAGCAAGACCAAACGTGCAATGAAGATAAAAATATGATACGTGCACATGTACTGTGACATTTCTCTATCATCACACAGCCTCAGGTAGTCAGACTGCACCTTCACTTTGAGCTGTCGCTCCTGTCTCAGTTATCAGCagaatttcaaacattttgaaatgaagatcACAAattacattgtgttttatttgacaggaagagaaaactTAAACAATGCTTGCCAGAAATAATTAAGTGCTATAAGCCAGCGAAGGTAGCACTTTGGAAAATTGCAGATAATTTGGTCTAACTTACAGGAGAAATTGTTCAAACGAACTCCATGTGTTAGAATATTTAATTATACCCCTTCTGAAATACGCCCGTAACTGTCACGTGTTGTATAGGCGCCCCGAATAGAAACTTGGTGAAGGCCTCAATCAGGCATCATCATTCtgcaaacatacacatattGTCAGCAATATGTACGTGTATACATTATAAGAACACATGAAGAGCATGTACCATAAATGGTCCTATGTTCAGATAGCTTTTGGGATGGGATAGAGTACCCTACACATCGTTTATTGCtacttgtgtgtttgagaaCATGTGATTATTTGGGTGTATGCATTTCCTATGTGGCCAGGCTTAAATTGAGAAATTACAGTTGGAGGATCTCAAAGTAAGTACGGCAAGgtggagggtgagggaggaTAATACTGGAGGAGGGCGCTGATTGAGGAAATACAAAATCATGACAGAAACTAGCTGTAATTGAAGGAATAGGCCTGAAACCTCTGATGATGTATTTGCACTGAGGGGACCAAAAATAACAAGAGACCACAGGGATATGGCCCCTTCCCtacaggagcagcagcagaagcagcagcacttTACTCCATGGAGAGGTGCTGTACAACAGTAAAAATCTGCCCTCTGGTGTCCAAACATCTGTACTGCATATGAGGGCTGTCGCACACTGGGTTGCATTCACAagactgcagagaaacaagccCAAATGTCTTTTCCAGTGGCTCCTTATATACTTTTATTAGCTGTTTTGAGTGTGGCACACTTGAAAAAATACACAACTTAAGAAAAAGTGTTCATCCTGAAATAGAGACAGAAATCAAGGCCTCTTTGTCCTCTATAAGCCAAGCCACAATGACAAGCTGACCAAATAGTACCCAGGAAATACAAGTACAAATCTAAATATATGAAGAATTAAATATGTGAATTCCTTAATTGATACACCAGGAATAAACATAAtcattgtatttaaatgtaaggCTACCTAAAATATTGAGTACCTTCCATGGCCCTCTGGACAATCTTGCACCACCATCTCCCTTGTTTACCTTATCATGGCAGACGTAGAGGTGCCCAGACAGTCAGGAAAGGTAGAGGCCATTTTTGGCCAACCGGCTGGACAAGATGTAAATTTGCAGATGTGGCTAGTACTGTACATCCTCAATGCAAGCTTTGTGCAGCAACACAGGTGCCACTGCAAATctggtgttgttttttatagATGGTTTGACTATTTTTAAGACGTTGTCATGTTTAAACACAGTGTCTTATAAGCaatcaataatacaaacatatcCTGAGCATACgaaaagtaaaatgttgtttgaaaaagtgtattaagatgaaaaataaaaaaagaaaggtgttTAGATTAGATTAAGTTTATTACTCCTTCATAGCTagtttgtgttctttgtttatGCATTTGATTCTTTTTGCTTGGTACATGATTATTTTCTAGTTCAGAAAAAGACTGAAATAAGTGATAATCATGTGTCTGGATATTCAAGACATGGAGGCACGCTGATGTGACATGCCCGCTTTGGGCAGATCTGTCTGCTAATTACAGCCCTAGCTCTGAGGAGGGAGGTACTTGCATGgtgggggctttttttttttttttttttttaatgatgcgAAGGGTAGATATAGTATAAATACCCGCATCATTGTACTGGAAAGCAGCATATCCTCAGTTGTGCTCCTACCCTAAGGATATACAGCAGTACCAGGAGATCACTGGTGCTGAGGAGATTGTTTTTACCCTCTTTGGAATCTGGTATGTGTATTTTCTGTTCCTCTCTAAACAACTCTATCTCTTTAGGATTTTAGTCAACATCTAGGCTTTGTCTAGGCCTTGAGTTTGTTCCTGGCAGGCTGAGGAAGGGAGGCAGATATTTGGCTGGCTTGGAGCATCCTGGCTGATATTCAAAGAGTCCAGAAGGATGCTCaggctaaaagaaaaaaattgaatgtaCACTCTGTTACTCTAACTTATCCCATTTTATTTGCTGTCCATTAAGTTTCTGTAAAGATGCCCAGCCTGTAAACTTAGCTGAGAAAGTTAAACTCTGTAGCATAACTTAAAACTAGAGAGAAAGCTTGCTGCCACTTTGTACCTCCAGAATTGCTGTGCTGACTGTCTCCTTTCTTCTTTGTAGATTTTACTTTGCAAGATGGACGTCCGAGTAGCAACCATCTTCGTCCTCATCGTGGCCTTTACATCTGCCCATGGCGACCGGTATGTGATGAAGAAGCTGGTGAAGGCCGCCCCCCAGTACCAGCCCTACTCTGTGAAGAGCCATGGTAAGAAAACACAGCCTCTATCCAATGTGTTTTTGACAACACAGCATTCTAGCATTTCCCCTGTTTTTGTCTAGTTTGTCCTTACAAAAGTTGCCTCTAAAGTCAGATCTTCTCCTCTAAAGACAATACTGAGCACAATTTCGTGACAGTCTTCCCTTACCTTTGAATCTTAGCGTTTTTGTTGTGGCAAATATCAGCAGCATAAGCAGCCAGACAGATGCCAGCTGCACTTTACTTTGAAAACTGAACTCGGCCTTGCTCTGGAACTGCCTtgttctctgattggctgcaacAGTGTGCATGCTTCTCCAATCACAGAGTTCATTCAGATGTAGGATTTGAATAACAAGGCTTATTTACACAGTGCAGAACtttaaggtttttctttttctagaaGTCATAGGATTCAATACATGCACCTAGAAGTGGGGCCTTTTTTTACTAGGTTACTTTATCTGTTCTTTTATTCAAAAAATGCTATCACATCAGcaacattttctaaatcaaaTGATTTAGGGACTTTATCATAGACAcaatttaaatgctttttttgagACTGCCTTTGTTGACTATCTGGTTCAAAATGTTCAATGCATGATCATCAATTCAGAGAAACCACTCATGTACTCTGAAGAAGACcattattttcaatatatgTAGTATGTTAGATTTGACATATATGTTTctcattttagtcattttagcTGTAAATGTTGCCTGTTCTTTTGCTTTCAGACACTCATGCTAGTCAATGCACATTCCAGTTCATTTCAAACACTAGTTAActttgctttttgtaaagattccccaaataagaaaaaagatcCACATTTCTAGAATATTCAGAGATTTAGTGCACTTTAAATATGGTAATTATGGCATGAGCTTGAGTGTTGGCTAAAATGCAATATACAATGTGAAATGTTGCTTTTGTGTGAAAAGCATACTATTCTTATTTGAGAAAGTAGCTGTTAGtgaattatttttagtttgtcACTGTCAATTACAGTCCAGTCACCCAGCAGTGTGGTTTGTTTGGGTGTGCCTGCTTCACACAGAAGTAGAAACATCTGTTTGGCTTTATCCAAACTCAGCTACACTTAGCCAAGGACTGAGCCTTAAACACATGTGACCACATTAAggcagcaaataaaaataatactccTTCTTATTTAGACCAACTGTTTGACAAACAAGTCACAAACTGCCTCTTGAAGCTCTGTGACCTGCACAGTTTGAAAATAGATCaaacatattatttaaacaaactataaaacatCTAAAAGAAAGCAGAGACATGTTTCAACATCTGCAAGTTCAAGATTTGAAGAAAGGATTTTATAAAACTGTGCCAGTTACTCATTACTGTTGTCAAACCTCAGGACTACAAGATTGGTTCCTGAGATTACAATTTTCCCCGCCTCCAGGaatcaaatatcaatatttgataattattttaaaatagtagtcccaatatttattttgactttattatgaAATACTGAAGAGCAATGAATGAGAGCAACATTCATTGGAGCATTTTTCTTAAAGTGTGATTTTTCTTCTCACGTTTGattgttattgtaaataaaagGTTTTGTAATGTACTCTTAATGTACTCTTAATGTACTCTTAATGTACTCTTAATGTACTCTTAATGTACTTGGCCCAAGTTCTTACTAGCCAACTGCTAGTTATTTAATTTGAGCACTTTTTGTTTCTTGTATTCGGTGGTACTGATGAACTCCGTTTCCCTCTTCACAGTGGTGTCAGTGGCAGGTGAGCCTGGTGCTCCAGGTGAGCCTGGCCCTGAGGGACCTGCTGGTCCTCCTGGCCCCCAAGGTGAGAGTGCTGAAGGTCTGCCTGGACCCCAAGGACCTGCTGGACCTCCAGGAGCTCCTGGACGCTCCAGCGCTGGCAAACCTGGTTCCCCAGGTGGACCTGGCAAACCTGGCAGCCATGGAGCACATGGTGAGAAGGGAGACACCGGAGCCCCTGGCCTTCAGGGACCAAGGGGAGCCCCTGGATCCTCTGGAAGCCCTGGACCCGCTGGCCTCTCTGCTACTGGCAAGACTGGACCTTCAGGTCATCCTGGACCAATGGGACCTAGAGGAGAGTCTGGTCTGAAAGGACACCCAGGTGTACCTGGACTGCCAGGTGCTAAGGGTGATAGAGGGGTGGGAATTCAGGGACCTCGGGGTGAGACAGGGCCTGAGGGACCCATGGGTGCATCTGGACAACCAGGTGAGTCTGGAGTTGGAAAGCCAGGTAGAGCAGGTATGGCCGGAGAGGCAGGAAAGTCAGGATCCCCAGGTAGGGATGGTGCCGCAGGTCCCATGGGACCACAGGGACCTAAGGGACACACTGGTGCCCCAGGTGTAGGTATGCCAGGTAAATCAGGTGAGAATGGCGCCCCAGGTCTGCCTGGTGCAGCTGGCCCTAAAGGCCACCAGGGACCTGCTGGAGCCACTGGTGCCCCTGGAGTCCCAGGATATGGAAAGCCAGGTGCAAatggagagaagggagagaggggagctACAGGTGGCTCAGGTGCTACAGGTGCAAAGGGTGAGCAAGGTCCAACAGGATATACTGGTGCTTCTGGTGCCACTGGTCCCACTGGTCCTTCTGGACCACAGGGGCCAGTAGGTTTCCCAGGTGAAGCCGGCCCTGCTGGCTCTAAAGGTGACACAGGTGCAACTGGAGCTCAGGGATCTAAGGGAAACAAGGGAGATCAGGGAGCACAGGGTTTCGCAGGCAAGCAGGGTTATCCAGGCGCAGCTGGTCCTCCTGGACCCAGAGGAGCCACTGGACCCACAGGTGACAAAGGTCATGGTGGTGCTCCTGGTACCCCAGGTTCCCCAGGTATTCCAGGCCCTGCTGGACCCAAAGGTCATCCCGGCCGTGCAGGTGAGACAGGTGCCTCTGGTTCTGATGGTGCTCCAGGTCCCAGAGGACCTTCAGGGTCTCAGGGTGCTGCTGGTGCTCAAGGCCTTAAAGGTCACCCAGGTCTCCCTGGTCCCTCCGGCCCTGCTGGTATTGCTGCTAAGGGTGTCACCGGACCTCAGGGTCCCACTGGACAGCCCGGTTTGGATGGTGTTGATGGAGCCATTGGCCCACCAGGCTCTCCTGGTGCCCCTGGCCCTCCTGGTGAGGTTGTATTTGAGAAGGGCATGGGAATGGGTGAGGTTATGGTCAAGTCCCCCATGTCTGCTTTCACTGCATCTCTGATCACTCCCTACCCCGCTGACGGCACCCCCATTAAGTTTGATCAGATTGTGTACAATGCTGAGAATCACTATGACCCTGAGTCCGGCATTTTCACTTGCCAAGTTCCTGGAGTCTACTATTTCTCCTACAGCATCCATGTTAATGGAGCTCATGCCCTGGTGGCTTTGTACAAGAACGGCCAGCCTGTTATGTTCACTTATGATGAGTACAGCAAGGGCTTCCTTGACCAGATGTCCGGTAGTGCTGTCCTCTTGCTGGATGAGCAGGACACAGTCTACGTCCAGATCCCTGATGAGGAGGCCAACGGTGTCTTTGCCGCCGAGAATGTCCACTGCTCTTTCTCTGGGTTCCTCATTGCTTCAACGTGATAGGTTGATACAGTAGTTCCCAAAAGCCAACCAACTAAATTTGCAATCTATTTCTCAAACTAAAGTAAACTCCCTGTTCATTTTCcctcaaacaaacagacaggcagTTCACCCTTTTTTGAGGAATAGTAGCATCTCGACTTGAAAACTACAAGAAATAGGTGCTTAGAAGCAGGAAAACTAATTTATGAAAACAGGTGATCAGGGATGGGGGAAGCAATCCACAAAGTTACCAGTGAGCTTATGTAACAGAGACAGCATGTGAAATTGAGGTGTTATAACTGTGTTGTGtcctgatttttctttttccactctGTTTCTTTAATATTGACTTCAACTGGTGATTCTTAACTcaatgtttgtctgttttttttttttttttttacttgtttttgtttgggtGACCAATAATCTTattaaaagtacacaaatactTTCTGTGCACCATGTTGTAACTGTTATCCTTGTATGTGACTTGAATATTGTGAAATGGTAATGGTCAAATTGACCGTTATGATGAAACAAGTCACCAGAATActgtcatacaaacacaaactacCAGCAACAACGTTATATCCCTGAACATGCATTATGTCATGTAAAGCATAATGACCAAAATAAAAGATgtctaaaaatattttgtctcaGAAGTACTTTTTTCAATGTTACCTAAATAATTCTGAACATTTAACTTAATATCCTTACATTAACACACTGAATAGTCCTCTTTAATCTAGTTTGACTCTGTATTTTATGTAAGCATTGTACAAAAAACCTGATTAatcttctgtaaaaaaatatttaacctgCCCTCTAATGCATTGGGGTTAGAGGTCAACTAAAGAGTAATGCCCATTTGGGCAGGTTGGGATTCACTGTCTGGATCAAGAACCCTTGGGTGGATGCTTTCCAGTATGGGAGCCTCAAAATGAGTCTAATTTAGGTATGGCTTGTATGTTTACTTTCCCACCTTGCCATCACTTATGTTTGCAACAGGATACAAACTAAGAGTAAAACCTTTCTACTAGCCTTCCTCTACAGCTGTGATTTAAAGATCCATTAAGACATTAGGGGATTATTATTACATGACTGCCAATATATAAAAAGTAGATAAGATAGTCAAAAACTCTTAATAAGGGATGCTAGCATACAAGCAACACATAGCCTGGACATGGACTAATCACAGTATGATATAACATATACAAACATCTCTTATTAATGAGTCCCAGATGTAGaacaacaattattttgtataaGTTAAAGTAGCAATAACCCAACAAATTATACTAGAGTTTAAAACGTAACAGTACACCTATCAGGAATCTCCCCTTAATGTCACTAATATAAGCAGAAAAGCTCATGTAAAAGGGTTTGCACTCTTGAATTCAGACTTTTCAGTAGAGCCAGGTGCATGATGCCTAGGTAAACAGtctctttatttaaactatAACAAGGcctcatattttatatttttgttctgtctgtAGTAAGCTGTCACTTTATCTGTCAAATAAACATGATgcaaagtacaatatttctaatttaaagtctagtataaagtaacataacattgaaataatgacttatgtacagtacttgagtaaatgtacctaGTTACTACCACACCACTGGTCCATGTATAGAAGCTGAGATGGATGAGGATCGTAAAGTTTAAATTTCTCCCCACATGATGGCCACTGGCTGCCTGCTTTAGAGCCAAAGTTTACAAGAGCTACTCTACCATGCAAGTCTGAATACGGGTGTGCTGAAAATAGTCAGCGTGTGGGATGAGGGACAGGGATGGTCCTCTGGAAGGGCAGCGGCTGTTTGATCTTCCCTGGTAGAGCGAACGGGATGGTGGTTTGGTGAGGGGCCTCGagggacagaagagagaggaagctgGGTGAGGGAAACCGCCGGGGACTGCCGTCTGAGGGGACGACCATTCAGAGAGACGTCTGCGGTTGGTGCATGAGGTGGGACCGACAGGAACAGAGACGGAGCGCTGCCTCTGGTCTACTCCACAAGCCACACTCCAAAATTATCTGTTGCACTCAAAggaatattttttactttgatatttatttttttattttttaagcagGCACACATGgttgcatttatttgtatatctCTTTTCTCTACACTGTAATCATTTATCTAAATTTCATTGTCGTTGgtttttttgtgagttttatcttcatatatataattttgcattttatatttctgtgtacacaATAGTcgatgtttatccttttttcttcttggatctccttgttttttgtttatcgGTTTGTTTCTGTGTACCAGCGAGCTTAAGTAACCAGAGTCAAATTTATACGCAtgcatggccaataaagctgattctgattctgatttgaCTAGAAAGAACCTGAAGACACTTAGGATGGAGGATGAAGAGTGGTGTGTGGCATTATGGGATACTGTATGTGAGGCACACAGGAGGCCAAAATGAGCAGGAAATCCCTCAACGACCTGACCAAGATGGACATGTAGACCAGGACGCAGAAATGGAAATATTATGTGTAAAACACACCCATCTTGCGGTGGTCTGAGCTGCAGTACACTGGGTTAAACTGGGTGCAAAGGAAATAGAGGGTTTTTGAAATGAGCGTTGGTGCAGATGTGGGTGACTAAAAACACCCTGGAGAAGATTGCAGCAATGTACTTTACTCTTAAAAGAGTCTGGTGTTTGTATGGGGTTTGGTGTAAGGAACAACAACACGTCCATGGTTAGGGCAGGCAGCAGTTAGGTATGTGCTGCAGTTGATACTAAAACAAAACCCTAACATTTATGATGCAAAACCAGCAGCTAACAACCTCCCCTGaatcttatttttataattatgcTGTGGCTGTTCTTTGAGttagtcattttaaaatattactcaccacctacaaagccctcaacaacctggcccctccctacctttcagacctcctccccctccacgcccCCACCCGTTGCCTCAGGTCCGCCGGCgcaaacactctgaagaccatcaggaccaagcgccggacctggggtgacagggccttctcagttgctgctccctccctctggaacgccctccccatccacatccgtcaggctcccaccctatcatcattcaaacacgccctcaaaacccacctcttcaaacccgccttcacctgctaaccctgctccctttccctccctaccctccactacttgactcattccgcacagcttctccagttttcttttttactaaaatgttctgtttgctcctttgtgttcttttttgttttgtttgtcttcgccctatgtaaagcgtctttgagtacctagaaaagcgctatataaaattaaagtattatttccTAAAAATATTGCAGGGTCAGTGTGCGCATCTCAATTTATCCCTCTGCAAATTAGGCTggtgaagagaaagaaatgtttggGATCATAACATACATTTAAGAATGTGACGACTGGGGTCTGAAGGTAGAGTTCACTTCCATTTTGTCATTGCTTTGACTTAAATTCAAAAACTGAATTTGATTGGTGTCCTCTTTTTATGTGAAAATTCTTGA contains:
- the col10a1a gene encoding collagen, type X, alpha 1a; its protein translation is MDVRVATIFVLIVAFTSAHGDRYVMKKLVKAAPQYQPYSVKSHVVSVAGEPGAPGEPGPEGPAGPPGPQGESAEGLPGPQGPAGPPGAPGRSSAGKPGSPGGPGKPGSHGAHGEKGDTGAPGLQGPRGAPGSSGSPGPAGLSATGKTGPSGHPGPMGPRGESGLKGHPGVPGLPGAKGDRGVGIQGPRGETGPEGPMGASGQPGESGVGKPGRAGMAGEAGKSGSPGRDGAAGPMGPQGPKGHTGAPGVGMPGKSGENGAPGLPGAAGPKGHQGPAGATGAPGVPGYGKPGANGEKGERGATGGSGATGAKGEQGPTGYTGASGATGPTGPSGPQGPVGFPGEAGPAGSKGDTGATGAQGSKGNKGDQGAQGFAGKQGYPGAAGPPGPRGATGPTGDKGHGGAPGTPGSPGIPGPAGPKGHPGRAGETGASGSDGAPGPRGPSGSQGAAGAQGLKGHPGLPGPSGPAGIAAKGVTGPQGPTGQPGLDGVDGAIGPPGSPGAPGPPGEVVFEKGMGMGEVMVKSPMSAFTASLITPYPADGTPIKFDQIVYNAENHYDPESGIFTCQVPGVYYFSYSIHVNGAHALVALYKNGQPVMFTYDEYSKGFLDQMSGSAVLLLDEQDTVYVQIPDEEANGVFAAENVHCSFSGFLIAST